acaagatataactcaagtggttcaatttattgatgagaaacgtccaaaaatgataagagtacaagccgcaaaacgcaaagtacaagatattaaatagtacgcaaggacgttcgaaaatccggaacagggacatgaaccaactttcaacgcgcgacgcaacggagctaaaattacaaatcaactatgcacatgaatataatatagtatatataaaattatataaaattatatatattatatatattaaataaatatgtcgacaagctaggagccaaaaagtatgtgaccaggaaatgacggccatgcgatcgcatggccagaacgcacaaaactcatgcgaccgcatgagttactgtagcaggccaagttctataaaaattcagtttttcggacgagttatataCAATATATATCCATCACAACTCTCtgtctctctcaaatatatatatatatatatatatatatatatatatatatatatatatatatatatatatatatatatatatatatatatatatatatatatatatatattttagaattataattttaatattaagataataataataaggttatagtggcgaatgttttaagtttgtaagtcgaaattctgtccgtgtaactctacgcgattaatcaccactgtaagctatgttcttcctttttaaattaatgtctcgtaactaagttattattatgcttatttgagccgaagtaatcgtgatgttagactaaaaattaagattgggttattagattttgtaccataattaaggtttggacaaaagaccgacacttgtggacattggactattgactgttaatagatagggggtattgtctaatcgaatgacaactcattagaatctgtcgaacctatctttaaattagttaatctaataattattgaaatgattatgtatgttctatttagtgacgtttatacgacatcttttacaatcatttaattaattattcgggttgggtaattgattattcattctgatcaagtgggtaaattactattcatatctcattaaaataggggtggattacatacaagggtaattggtgtaattgttaacaaagtattaaaaccttggattataggcAGTCGATAACCtcgtgtaatcattaaacaaagtattaaaaccttgttacagttcgaatccctaattagttggaatatttgacttcggaaataaggttaatttgacgagcattttataattataaccgatggactattatggacaaaaatcagataggtatcaaataaatccaggataaatgacaattaacccagataaataaattaaaatcaaaacgtcaaacatcatgattacggaagtttaaataagcataatacttttatttcatcgtacttttattttttgTCATTTCATTtaacgcacttttaattatcgcaactttaaatattattatttattttacgcactttaattattgtcatttatctttacgctttatttaaaatcgacaaaccggtcattaaacggtaaaaacccccttttataataatattactatatataattatatatattttatacaaatatagtttttaaaatatagcgttaaacttagccagctccccgtggaacgaaccgggcttactaaaaactacactactctacgattaggtacactacctatgagtgttgtagcaaggtttaggtatatccaatctataaataaataaataacttgtgtaaaattgtatcgtatttaatagtatttcgcaataaaaatataactatttcgtacccctctgctttaacatcagctGTACAGGGACAGGTTTTGGTGGATTCCCTCGCTCAAATGACTGGGGAGTTGGAGGTGATTAATGAGTGAACGGAGTTAAAACCAGCGGTTGGagaaacttgggatttatttaccGATAGAGCTTCATGTGCAGAAGGTGCTGGTGCGGGTTTAGTGTTAGCAAGCCCAAGtggtgaagagcatacatacgcattaCGTTTTAATTTTGATGTAACAAATAATGAGGCAGAATATGAAGCGTTGCTTGCTAGTTTAAATATTGCGCGGAAAATGGATATCACAAAGTTACGAGCATTTACATATTCGCAGTTAGTGGCGAATCAGTTTAATGGATCTTTTGAGGCACATGATTCCTCAATGCAGAAATATTTGCAGTTGTTGAAAGAATTGGCAGTGCGGTTTGAGCATTTTGAACTTGCGCACGTGCCAAGaagtcaaaataagaaggcggatgctttGAGTAAGTTGGCCGCTCTAACGTTCTCCtactttcaaaaacaagttcggtttGAGGAATTGCCAAGCAAGTCAATAGATAATGACTTAATGGTGGCGTCTGTTGTAGAAGAACAAccaaattggatggaaccaatccTGCAATACATTCGCAGTGATATTTTGCCAAATGATAAGCACGAAGCTCGCTTAGTAAGAGAGCGAGCACCAATGTATATCATTCAAAATGACATTTTATACCGCAAATCATATTGTGGTCTAATGATGCGATGTGTGGGCCCAACTGAAGCAGAAATGATCATTGATGAAGTGCATAACAGTTCTTGTGCATTGCATTCAGGCTATAAAACTAATGCGGTaaaaattatgcggatgggttacttttggccatccctatatcGCGATGTTGCAAAAAATGTTAAGCGTTGTAAAAGCTGTCAAAGACATGCTCCGCAGAATCGGATGCCaaggcatgatatgattcctgtcAATTCTCCATGGCCATTTCACaagtgggctattgacattgtgggGCCATTTCCCGCAGGACCTGACAATGTCAAATTCCTGATTGTGGCAATTGACTATCTTACaaaatgggttaaagctaaggcggttcgcactatcactggtgtgcaagtgcgaaattttgtatgggagtaTATTGTTTGCAGATTTGGTATTCCGCGTGAATTAGTTAGTGATAATGGTGCCCAAATTGCGAAAGATCCTTTTAaaacatggtgcactgatttaaatataaTCTAAAAGTTTACGTTAGTGGCGTATCCATAAGCTAATGGATTATGTGAGGTAACCAACCGCGATATTGTtagcggtattaaaaagaggttatgcgaaaagcggtctggttgggtggatgaattacccaatgtgttgtgggcacatcgcactactttcaagaaaagtacaggggaaacaccttttagtttagtatatggttctgaggcagtaatACCCACAGAAATTCTTGTGCCAACGTATAGAGTTGCTAATTTTGAGGAAGAAGCAAACGATGATGCATTGGGTGAGAATTTGAATTTCATTGAAGAGCGAAGGTTAATGGCTGCTATCAGAGAGGCAAATAATAAACAGCAAATAGCCAAGTACTATaacaaaagagtgcgtgctttATCTTTTGATGTAGGCGAATGGGTACTGCGAAATAACGATGCAAGTAGAGCAGAAAATCTTGGGAAATTAGGGCCTAGTTGGGAGGGTCCTTATCAAGTTGTGGCAATTAATGCAGCAGGTTCATATAAGATTGCAGATGTGAAAGGGTGAActttacctaatgcgtggcatgctgcTTTATAAAAGCGATATTATGCGTAATTCTGTGAAAATAATATGAAGGCCAAACTGCATATGCATAAAGTGTGAAATTCATTGCAAGGCCTATACTTGATATTCTTTATATGTGTTTTCATTTTtaatttttgcaagtcttgatcacacttgTACGAATTTCAAAAGTTGACACTTGTAAGAATATACAAAGAGTTTATCTGTGAAATGCCAAAAGTTTATGAAATGTTTTGTATTTTGTTTCATAGCGATGAGGTGTTTCGCGATGTTTAAATAGCAAAGTGGTGAAATTGCCCACTTTCGCAGAAAATAACTATTGCGAAAGGAACTTAAAatcctaagtatttgattttgccaatacttagatgcttcgcaatgctaattgattgcctaaggatcgctctggcggacttagaagattcataatgtataaatatacacgtatacagattgtttcgcaaaagtacatacttattatgtgcacaataataaaagttggaaatttcAAAGaacaagtccgtgttatgaatattatgatgaaagcgctatataaataaaagtacttgCAAATGTATATGGAAATGCGAAAATTTTATTAATAACGGCGCAGAGATAGCTATGTGCTAGAAATTACAATATAATCACATCTTAGATAAATCGAGTTCAATGATGTCATCTGCAGTAGCATCATCCTGCTCGCTTATCGCGGTAATTTTTGGGATTGGAATATCCGCTATGTTTTCTTTTCAGTATCAAATGCATCTCGAGCATCTGCGAGCGAGCATACGCGGTCTTCAATCGCTGATGGTAGTGGATTTGGTATGGTGTAGTACGGAGTAATTTCATCCAAGAATTCCACTCTATAGCGCAATCTCAGCGCAGCAGCATATGTTGAAAACTGAGCAGAAACAGGGTGCGAATTAAGCACTTTCCTGGCAAACTCTGGAAAATGTTGGCGAAGCTTGGTGAATTCAAGCTTCGCAGAAGCTGTGGCAGCTAGAGCGTTGTCTCGCTTCGTAGTGACCTTCGTAACCTCCTCCGTTAATGCATTAATAGTAGCTTGGAGGCTGTTTTCTTTTTCAGCTGCAGTTGAAACCTGCAGTTTTAAGTCATCCACCGCAGTTTTTGCTGCGGTGAGTTCATAAGAGAGGTCGACACAGAGCTTCTCGCTGTCCGTAGCCTTGGCTTTCTCGGTGTTGTACTTTGCCTTTTCAGCCTCAAGAACGTTGAAAAACTGTTCTTGACGGCAAATCATATCATACACAGAATTGAAGCACATGTAGAAATTCTGCACAAAACTATTATGCGCATCAAGCGCAGAAAGCTTTGAAAATTCGCGGCGAAGTTCGCCTGGGATGGCCAAATTCATTTGTTGGCGCTGATCTAGTGCTGCAGCAGAAGAGGCATAAGTATATCCTGATAAACCGTCGATTCTCACCCCATAAGAGTCGGGTGGGGTGCGGAACAACTCTGTGATCTGGTCAAGCGTGTTTGGGCTCGCCAAAAAGGGGTCACCAGTGGAACCGCCGGCAAAAACATGTAAATTATAAGATACGCAGGAAAATACGAGCATTAATTATGCGATAATGTTCAAGGCTTACCCGTTTGCTGATCCCCTTCATAATCCGATATAATCGGATAATCATAAAGAGTTGTATCGGTTTGCTTTAATTTTTTACTTTGTGATTGTGGCGGCGTCTGGTAGGGTCGTTTGGTGGAGCTTGGCTTCGTAAGGGGAGATTTGGAGGTCAAATCGACGATTGGAATCGTTTGCTTCTCTTTTGACGCCGACGATTTAGCCTCAGGGCTTTTTAATAGCTTCGTGATCAAGGTTTTTGGGTTAGCCTTGGAATCCACTTCGTCGATCTTCATGATAAAATGAATTACGAGAAAGAAAGAAGTTTCTAAGGAGATGTGAATATTTGATTAAATTGCGAGATATTTCAGAGTAGCGAGTGGGAAATTTGTGATTAtggacacagatatatatatatatatatatatatatatatatatatatatatatatatatatatatatatatatatatatatatatatatatatatataggggaagtACGAATGCTAATCAATTGCGTTAAGTGTCCGTTGTAATAATTTAAACGGTAATATTTTCGCTAACGGATGAAAACGGTAACTTTGTATGCTGTAACGGTAACAAAGGCATAACGAAAATATTATAATGCGGATAGCGGTCATGAATAACTGCAAATTTttaagagtttatcatgatacatttactTCGCtagatgtatcataataaactggggggacttgatcatatacatagcattgtatatgtatattttattagcTAAAGGCTAAAAGCAGAAGTTACGCGAACTATAATCAAAAGGCttggaatattcgctgaaaataaagatagcggatcagtttccgcgctaataaaagactgcgggtcaTTCCGCTAAGTTTCCGCAGATAGTTAAGCAgtccgcagaccgcggatattttgaatactataaatTGGGAGttcggcctctcatttataggttgttgattctctgttatttgcccaagcctttgtgattttcacttgtgatttTGCCCAAGGAATTTCTACATTGTGTTAACgtgaattatgctaattgacaatcaagaccgggtcggggtggttgatcacttgatggataaagtgaaagacgatcatcagggcccaaaataatcctcaaacatcccatcctccatcttaatctcattgcactcaatccgtaattacgtaactcattaattagggattgatcatttagcatttcattattattataatattatgctaatgatgttgctagttgtacgatttgacaaTACTAGTTTTTTTGTTACGAGATGATATGCGAACATATGCTAAGGTTTATGCTAGTGGTACGattttgacgatactagcttgtgcgaattgataaACGAGGTAATTGTGGTGcgattgatgttactagcttttacgcttTGATATACGAGATTATTGTGGTAAGATTGATGATGCTAGTTTTTTATACATTGACATGTGGGTTTAACTtgtggtttgggtaagggagtgcaagtaggtaaattatatatgtatgtgtgtaactattgcactcactaagcgttagtttaccctctcgttgtttacatttttatagattcgcatggaggaggtggctcgggtaagcatggaaaCTAGCggactcgcgtaggttgctttagaaggcgtgcttttggattgattaggattgggtagcgtatccccaatcgccatgctcggtctttattttgtgttaaaatcatgtggtcgaaaattgtattttgtactAGATGGTAaatcgggccgatgtgggcccgaagtcgtaaaacttgttttattataaaaacgtgttagttttacttactataatgtgttgtgaaaaccgttttgtctaaaagtgttgGGAAGTGAGAGATCTTTAAGCCAaatttggaaaatccggacagaggctgccaggccttgtgcgcgccgcgcacagcaagggttgcgcgccgcgcacccttctgcttttaaaaaaaaaaattgcttgcgtattcggttggataacgggttgggtcgttacaccatTGTCATCCCCAGTGTTAACGTGTGTCCTACGACACGTTAAGAAGTATTTAATTCATTAACTACGCTACACGAAACATGTTAGTCGAATGGTCCTTAGACTAACATTTTGTTAAGTTCTTATTAACTTGACAGTGTTAACGTTAATTATGAAATCTCGACCATTCGAATAGTGAACTCTTAAAATAGTTTTGCTAACGACACACAGTACATTACGAGATTTTTTATAATAAGCAaaattattttaaatttaataatttccATTTAATACTTACTAATTCAATCAACTTTTTATTCTTTTATAAGGAGTCAATTATAATTCGTGCGTTGCACGAAGAAGGTTACGGTTCGTGTTTTAGTGATTCGTGTTTTAGTGAGCTGCAACTTGGACAGAAGGGATGTTGCGGTGATTGGTAGAGTCATTGAAGTGCTTTAACAAAGTTAGAAGCTGTTGGAACGAAACATAATGGCATGCTGAATAATGGACATAATAGACATgaactttttccttaaataatTAGAACTGTAGGATTCGAAATAGGTTTACCAATAAAAAAACATGCACAAAAAGAAAATGTACATTTATAAACGTTGATTCTGATCAAGAGTTACAAATATGAGAATACATATGCCAGTAACATCTTAGTGAAGTGATGAAGAAAATATCTCTAATGTGATTGTAATATATGAAAACCCCCATTGAAAATGTTTGATTCTCCATttgaatattaaaattataattacaatACCAACAATAACAATACTTAATTCCAACAATATAGAGTATGTGTGAGGTGAGATGTAAACATTGATTCttctaccctaaagtaaaagggaagtcgTTCTTCCACCCACGGGTAAAGAAAATCTTTTCTCTACCCGCTCGTAGAAAAAGTCATCTCTTCCTCTATTAAGGGCATAGAGACTGCTTCTAGACTTTAAATTGTAATTACCGTTAAACTTTGCCATTGAATTTCATCACAATTGCCCATAATCATTCCATCAAAAATGATAGTCacctacaaaaaaaaaatcattgaaaaaaatataaacatatacgatttatcTAAATAAAATAAAGTTACACATTAAAAagaaataacaatttgataaagagACTCACGTATAAGTTTTTTTTAATACAATAGACTTTTATTTCATCTTGAAAATGAAGATATTGTAAATCATGATTTAACAAACTAAATATTATTTAGAGAAACATAATAAATATTCGggtatatgaatttatgaatttgaaAACAGTTAGTCTTAATGTACACCAAAATATCAAGATATCTTGAAGACAAACCCGAGTGTACGAATGGCTTAATCCCTAATTGAGAGTTGATTTATTAAACGAAAAAAAAACATGTTATCAAACTACTTTAAGAAGTACATCCTaaatgcattatatatatatatatatatatatatatatatatatatatatatatatatatatatatatatatatatatatatatatatatataatacataataaaaCATGTAAATAGGATGATACAAAAATTTTATAGTGACAAACCTAATATGTACCATCACATGAGATGTGGACTATATAGTTAAATAATTATCCATTAAGTCGCTAAAATCGTCGACCAATTGATCTATAATCTCATCATCCAAAAAATTTGATAAATGAGATTCTCCACATAATATAATATATGGTAATCATGACCAACATACAATATAACAATAACATTTGATAAATATCATTACAAAACATGTATATTCAAAAACTCGATGATATGACTTGAGTTACAACTAAATTTGGATACAACTTACAAAACTTATATAAGGGATGGAAACGGAAAGTAAAAGGTACATGAAGATAAAGGTTTTAGAAGAAGAAAAGTTTAGGACAAATGAAGAGGTATAAACtgaaatgaaattttaaataaataataaataagttACTTAATGAGGTTGAGTTCTTCTGCATGCATTAACAAATTCGTTACAAAACCTTGTAAATGCAACTATCATCATCAAAAATAATTCTAGTACTGAAGTCAATCTATTCCCTTTTCCATATACAATAAAAACTCTTCCAGCCAATGACACAAATTAAACTGTACTTGACCATTACAACAAATAAGTAAagcaattataataataaaaaaaattataaatataatcacTTAAGAAGTTATATAGGATGCATTTTATCAAATGTTGAATCATACTTGAAGAGAAGTGCATTGTGTAGCTCTTGTATAACCATAGTAAATTGAAGCCTACAACACGTGGATGTATTCTGCTTTTCAATAGGAAAAAAATTAAACAAAATAAATAGAACCAACTCTAAATTCATACGGAG
This genomic window from Rutidosis leptorrhynchoides isolate AG116_Rl617_1_P2 chromosome 2, CSIRO_AGI_Rlap_v1, whole genome shotgun sequence contains:
- the LOC139888233 gene encoding uncharacterized protein, producing the protein MAKEDADKAAFHTGIQANPKKTAAIENMTAPKTVKEVQSLTGKLAALTLFLSKAAKRQLPFFKTLKGCLKQKSFVWTNEAEIAFQEMKKLLKTLPTLTAPINGEILYLYISMENKAFGSVLVVERDKIQKPVYFVSKALTGSEINYAPIEKFVCTGTGFGGFPRSNDWGVGEGAGAGLVLASPSGEEHTYALRFNFDVTNNEAEYEALLASLNIARKMDITKLRAFTYSQLVANQFNGSFEAHDSSMQKYLQLLKELAVRFEHFELAHVPRSQNKKADALSKLAALTFSYFQKQVRFEELPSKSIDNDLMVASVVEEQPNWMEPILQYIRSDILPNDKHEARLVRERAPMYIIQNDILYRKSYCGLMMRCVGPTEAEMIIDEVHNSSCALHSGYKTNAVKIMRMGYFWPSLYRDVAKNVKRCKSCQRHAPQNRMPRHDMIPVNSPWPFHKWAIDIVGPFPAGPDNVKFLIVAIDYLTKWVKAKAAVIPTEILVPTYRVANFEEEANDDALGENLNFIEERRLMAAIREANNKQQIAKYYNKRVRALSFDVGEWVLRNNDASRAENLGKLGPSWEGPYQVVAINAAGSYKIADVKG